In one window of Capra hircus breed San Clemente chromosome 28, ASM170441v1, whole genome shotgun sequence DNA:
- the LOC102168327 gene encoding cytochrome c oxidase assembly factor 6 homolog isoform X1, giving the protein MDLSPLGMAAPSMKERQACWGARDEYWKCLDENTEDASKCKKLRSSFESSCPQQWIKYFDKRRDYLKFKEKFEAGDFQPSKMTAQS; this is encoded by the exons ATGGA CTTGAGCCCGCTAGGAATGGCAGCCCCATCTATGAAAGAAAGGCAGGCTTGCTGGGGAGCCCGCGATGAGTACTGGAAGTGTTTAGATGAGAACACAGAGGACGCTTCTAAGTGCAAGAAGTTAAGAAGCTCATTTGAATCTAGCTGTCCCCAACAGTGG ataaaatattttgataaaagaAGAGACTacttaaaattcaaagaaaaatttgaagcAGGAGATTTCCAGCCTTCGAAAATGACTGCACAGTCCTAG
- the LOC102168327 gene encoding cytochrome c oxidase assembly factor 6 homolog isoform X2 — translation MAAPSMKERQACWGARDEYWKCLDENTEDASKCKKLRSSFESSCPQQWIKYFDKRRDYLKFKEKFEAGDFQPSKMTAQS, via the exons ATGGCAGCCCCATCTATGAAAGAAAGGCAGGCTTGCTGGGGAGCCCGCGATGAGTACTGGAAGTGTTTAGATGAGAACACAGAGGACGCTTCTAAGTGCAAGAAGTTAAGAAGCTCATTTGAATCTAGCTGTCCCCAACAGTGG ataaaatattttgataaaagaAGAGACTacttaaaattcaaagaaaaatttgaagcAGGAGATTTCCAGCCTTCGAAAATGACTGCACAGTCCTAG